Proteins found in one Acinetobacter sp. XH1741 genomic segment:
- the rapZ gene encoding RNase adapter RapZ has protein sequence MKRILIVTGQSGSGKSSALQVLEDLGYYCIDNLPLALLPEIVAKLDHENNLEQLALGVDVRSTRADMQEFDHVFEQLQKHGTVDVIYLTTQDQDLIARFSASRRPHPLANRFKSLLQCIHEEKQLLIPIQFRATVHIDTTDKSVHDLKHILLSKLGQSDNLIVILQSFGYKHGIPLDADYVFDVRHLPNPHWDLELRRFSGLDEPVRQFLEASPQANEMFEDIHHFLKKWLPAFAEGHRHYMTVSIGCTGGQHRSVYMVDRLKQALEAEWSVQVLHREMKHWS, from the coding sequence ATGAAGCGTATACTTATCGTGACAGGACAGTCTGGTTCAGGAAAATCTTCAGCTCTTCAAGTATTAGAAGATTTGGGCTATTACTGTATTGATAATTTACCTTTGGCATTGCTGCCTGAAATTGTGGCAAAGCTAGATCATGAAAATAATCTTGAACAACTTGCTTTAGGTGTAGATGTCCGAAGTACACGGGCTGATATGCAAGAGTTCGACCATGTTTTTGAGCAATTACAAAAACATGGAACGGTGGATGTAATTTACCTTACAACGCAAGATCAAGATTTAATTGCACGATTTAGTGCCTCGCGTCGACCACATCCGTTGGCAAACCGTTTCAAAAGCCTTTTACAATGTATTCATGAGGAAAAGCAGTTACTGATCCCAATTCAGTTTCGCGCTACTGTCCACATTGATACCACCGATAAAAGTGTTCATGATTTAAAACATATCTTGCTGTCAAAATTAGGACAGTCGGATAACCTGATTGTTATATTGCAATCGTTTGGTTATAAACATGGCATTCCTTTAGATGCTGACTATGTTTTTGACGTACGGCATTTACCAAATCCGCATTGGGATTTAGAATTACGCCGCTTTTCTGGTTTAGACGAGCCAGTTAGGCAGTTTTTAGAAGCAAGTCCACAAGCAAATGAAATGTTTGAGGACATACACCACTTCTTAAAAAAATGGTTGCCTGCATTTGCTGAAGGGCATCGTCACTATATGACGGTTTCTATAGGTTGCACAGGCGGCCAGCATCGTTCAGTTTATATGGTAGATAGACTAAAACAAGCACTTGAGGCAGAATGGTCTGTTCAGGTCTTACACAGAGAAATGAAGCACTGGTCATGA
- the panB gene encoding 3-methyl-2-oxobutanoate hydroxymethyltransferase, giving the protein MISLSDLRKFKAEGRKFSCLTCYDASMAKAMELAEIDTILIGDSLGMAIQGRDSTLPVTVEDMAYHTAAVRRGNQHALIMTDLPFMSYATLNDALQNAKTVMQAGAQMIKIEGGAWLSETVQVLTRNGVPVCVHLGLTPQSVHVFGGYKLQARTREAADQLIADCTAVVEAGAAVLLLECVPAQLGQEIAELFPNTPVIGIGAGNATDGQVLVVQDMLGLTFGKVARFVRNFMKEQSGETAILDAFKAFHAAVQDQSFPAKEHTFQVEL; this is encoded by the coding sequence ATGATTAGTCTAAGTGACTTAAGAAAATTTAAAGCCGAAGGACGTAAGTTCTCTTGCCTAACTTGTTACGATGCAAGCATGGCAAAAGCAATGGAACTTGCTGAAATTGATACAATCTTAATTGGTGATTCTCTTGGAATGGCAATTCAAGGTCGCGATTCAACTTTACCTGTAACTGTTGAAGATATGGCCTATCATACAGCGGCAGTACGTCGTGGTAACCAGCATGCTTTGATTATGACTGATTTACCATTTATGAGTTATGCCACTTTAAATGATGCTTTGCAGAATGCAAAAACAGTGATGCAAGCTGGTGCGCAGATGATCAAGATCGAAGGTGGCGCATGGTTAAGTGAAACTGTACAAGTGTTAACGCGTAATGGTGTACCTGTATGCGTACATCTAGGTTTAACTCCTCAATCTGTACATGTATTTGGTGGCTACAAATTACAAGCTAGAACACGTGAAGCTGCGGATCAGCTTATTGCTGACTGTACAGCAGTGGTTGAAGCGGGCGCGGCAGTATTATTACTTGAATGCGTTCCTGCACAGTTAGGTCAGGAAATTGCGGAATTGTTCCCGAATACCCCTGTAATTGGTATTGGGGCGGGTAATGCGACTGATGGTCAGGTATTGGTTGTTCAGGACATGTTAGGTTTGACGTTTGGCAAGGTTGCACGTTTTGTGCGTAACTTCATGAAAGAACAATCTGGTGAAACAGCAATTTTAGATGCTTTTAAAGCTTTCCATGCTGCTGTACAGGATCAGTCATTCCCAGCTAAAGAACATACTTTCCAAGTAGAGCTGTAA
- the folK gene encoding 2-amino-4-hydroxy-6-hydroxymethyldihydropteridine diphosphokinase, translated as MTVTTYIGLGSNLGDSRQILSEAIAKLKSIGEVKVSKLYQSPPMGPQDQPNYLNAVAQLKTDLLPLDLLDQLQGFEQEAGRVRLRHWGERTLDLDLLIYGNEKIHNERLTVPHTGILQRDFVVIPLLDLDADLHINDQPLKNLELIQQPTLTVLADESWA; from the coding sequence ATGACAGTAACAACGTATATTGGCTTAGGAAGTAACTTAGGCGATTCTCGCCAGATTTTATCTGAAGCGATTGCTAAGCTTAAATCGATTGGTGAAGTGAAGGTATCTAAACTTTACCAAAGTCCACCTATGGGTCCTCAAGATCAACCCAATTATCTAAATGCAGTCGCTCAGCTAAAAACCGATTTACTTCCGCTTGATTTGCTTGACCAACTACAAGGTTTTGAGCAGGAAGCGGGGCGGGTGAGACTGCGTCATTGGGGCGAGCGAACTTTAGATCTTGATCTGCTGATTTATGGCAATGAAAAAATACACAATGAGCGCTTAACTGTGCCACATACAGGAATCTTGCAACGAGATTTTGTTGTGATTCCCTTATTAGATTTAGATGCTGATTTACACATTAATGATCAGCCACTTAAGAATTTAGAACTTATACAGCAGCCTACGCTGACTGTACTTGCTGATGAGTCTTGGGCTTAA
- a CDS encoding HPr family phosphocarrier protein, producing the protein MIDTTVDVINKLGLHARASGKLIEVTTKFRSSIQIGKGDHLVDAKNIMSLLMLGAGKGTTLRLVIDGTDEEQALNEVQALFAAKFYEAD; encoded by the coding sequence ATGATAGACACAACTGTTGATGTAATTAATAAACTCGGTTTACATGCACGTGCATCAGGAAAACTGATAGAGGTCACTACGAAGTTTCGTTCGTCAATTCAAATTGGTAAGGGCGATCATTTAGTAGATGCAAAGAATATTATGTCGTTACTGATGTTAGGTGCAGGTAAAGGGACCACTTTACGATTGGTCATTGATGGCACTGACGAAGAACAGGCATTAAATGAAGTACAGGCGTTATTCGCCGCAAAATTTTATGAGGCAGATTAA
- the yjgA gene encoding ribosome biogenesis factor YjgA — translation MARRPQRYTEEDFGSLEGRASKTEQKKAVQRMAALGEQLAQLSIKQIQKLPVDERLIDALLEVQNISSFEARRRQFQRVGKLLRNEDETVILSYLTPQQGAKKQAQLMRWVDRMIEQGDPAINEFSKIYNASERHTLRQHVLRINRDKNQQVAEADLEASKMKFINYVQQIALLSDQG, via the coding sequence GTGGCACGTCGTCCCCAGCGTTATACTGAAGAAGATTTTGGATCTTTAGAAGGACGTGCAAGTAAAACCGAACAGAAAAAAGCAGTTCAACGTATGGCTGCTTTAGGTGAGCAGTTAGCACAACTTTCTATCAAGCAAATTCAAAAGCTTCCAGTTGATGAGCGCTTAATTGATGCTCTTTTAGAAGTCCAGAATATTAGCTCGTTTGAAGCGCGCCGTCGCCAGTTTCAGCGCGTTGGTAAACTTTTGCGTAATGAAGATGAGACCGTCATTTTATCTTATTTGACACCTCAACAAGGCGCAAAAAAACAAGCTCAACTTATGCGTTGGGTCGATCGTATGATCGAGCAGGGCGACCCTGCAATCAATGAGTTTAGTAAAATTTATAATGCATCAGAACGCCATACTTTGCGTCAGCATGTGTTAAGAATTAACCGTGATAAAAACCAACAAGTTGCAGAAGCTGATCTTGAAGCATCTAAAATGAAGTTCATTAACTACGTGCAACAAATTGCGTTATTGTCAGATCAAGGTTAA
- the mazG gene encoding nucleoside triphosphate pyrophosphohydrolase, with amino-acid sequence MDKLLKIMQELREKCPWDQEQTPMSLTKYAIEEAYEVEAAIRQGDINEIRNELGDLLLQVVFQSQMFSEQGAFNFQDVVEAISEKLVRRHPHVFQSDQFNNLTPEQVSELWKQIKQQEKQGKSQSRLDEIKHGPALLQAQEIQKNVAKVGFDFETVEDAYTKLEEELDEFKEALKNQNIDEIQDEFGDCLFSLVNVGRKLGISSETSLLSTIHKFRSRFAFIEEQAIKQQRTLDDMTLSEMDELWNQAKRQLQSGEKPHAIQHETLQE; translated from the coding sequence ATTATGCAAGAGCTACGTGAGAAATGTCCGTGGGATCAAGAGCAAACCCCCATGTCACTGACTAAATATGCAATTGAAGAAGCATATGAAGTCGAAGCTGCTATTCGTCAGGGTGATATTAATGAAATTCGAAACGAGTTAGGTGATTTACTGCTACAAGTTGTATTTCAATCACAAATGTTTAGTGAGCAAGGTGCTTTTAATTTTCAAGATGTGGTTGAAGCAATTAGTGAAAAATTAGTACGACGTCATCCTCATGTATTTCAGTCAGATCAATTTAATAACTTAACGCCAGAACAAGTAAGTGAGTTATGGAAGCAAATTAAACAGCAAGAAAAGCAAGGAAAGTCGCAATCAAGGTTAGATGAAATTAAACATGGGCCAGCACTGTTACAGGCACAAGAAATTCAAAAAAATGTCGCAAAAGTAGGGTTTGATTTTGAAACGGTAGAAGATGCTTATACAAAGCTAGAAGAAGAACTAGATGAGTTCAAAGAGGCACTTAAAAATCAAAATATTGATGAAATTCAAGATGAATTTGGAGATTGCCTGTTTTCATTGGTCAATGTAGGACGTAAACTTGGCATCTCAAGTGAAACCTCACTTTTATCTACAATACATAAATTTAGAAGTCGTTTTGCTTTTATTGAAGAGCAAGCCATAAAACAGCAAAGAACATTAGATGACATGACATTGTCTGAAATGGATGAATTGTGGAATCAAGCAAAACGACAATTACAATCAGGGGAAAAACCACATGCGATTCAGCATGAGACTTTGCAAGAATAA
- a CDS encoding ComEA family DNA-binding protein encodes MRFSMRLCKNKCFILIMMFLSGISSSVFAQSFDQNFQEWKTKQHMYDQKLNIHKSSRSDHSKNSQRNNFSDSTGQINLNQASVNEFRQLKGVGEKKAQAIVEYRQKNGSFKNIDEIKNVKGIGPAIFEKNKSRLVL; translated from the coding sequence ATGCGATTCAGCATGAGACTTTGCAAGAATAAGTGTTTTATTTTAATAATGATGTTTTTGAGTGGTATTTCATCATCAGTTTTTGCTCAATCTTTTGATCAGAACTTTCAAGAGTGGAAGACTAAACAGCATATGTATGACCAAAAATTAAACATACATAAGTCTTCACGTTCTGATCATTCAAAAAATTCTCAAAGAAACAATTTTAGTGATTCTACAGGGCAAATTAATTTAAATCAGGCCTCTGTAAATGAGTTCCGGCAGTTAAAAGGAGTCGGTGAGAAAAAGGCTCAAGCGATTGTAGAATACCGACAAAAGAATGGTAGTTTTAAAAATATTGATGAAATTAAAAATGTAAAAGGAATCGGGCCAGCTATTTTTGAAAAAAATAAATCCCGGCTAGTTTTATGA
- the panC gene encoding pantoate--beta-alanine ligase, translating to MKTETTIQGLAASLNPARAARKIIGFVPTMGNLHEGHLTLVREAKKLCDVVVVSIFVNPTQFGPGEDFDNYPRTLEQDSRLLADVGCDIIFAPSVEQVYGTQPRLTNISVSQITDDLCGSSRPGHFDGVALVVTKLFNMVQPNYAFFGQKDYQQLAVIRQFVQDLNIPLEVIGVPIVRAADGLALSSRNGYLTPEQRQVAPVIYQGLKQAEEQLHQGKDLQQVLADLKTLLTDNGFVVDYVEARQTNLLAVSQFDRDIVLFVAAKLGGTRLIDNLQVAFTPQ from the coding sequence ATGAAAACAGAAACCACCATACAAGGCTTAGCTGCTTCTTTAAACCCAGCAAGAGCTGCACGTAAAATTATTGGTTTTGTCCCAACCATGGGAAATCTACATGAAGGCCATCTCACTCTTGTTCGTGAAGCGAAAAAGTTATGTGATGTTGTCGTTGTGAGTATCTTCGTGAATCCGACCCAATTTGGTCCGGGTGAAGATTTTGATAACTATCCTCGTACTTTAGAGCAAGATAGTCGTTTGCTTGCAGATGTCGGCTGCGACATTATTTTTGCGCCTTCAGTTGAGCAAGTGTATGGTACACAACCTCGCTTAACTAACATTAGCGTGAGTCAAATTACAGATGATTTATGCGGTAGTTCACGACCAGGCCATTTCGATGGTGTAGCGCTTGTAGTCACCAAATTATTTAATATGGTGCAACCAAATTACGCTTTCTTTGGTCAAAAGGATTACCAACAGTTAGCCGTTATTCGTCAGTTTGTGCAAGACTTAAACATTCCGTTAGAAGTGATTGGTGTGCCAATTGTTCGTGCGGCAGATGGTCTGGCATTGAGTTCACGTAATGGTTATTTGACTCCTGAACAGCGTCAGGTCGCTCCGGTAATTTATCAAGGTTTAAAACAAGCTGAAGAGCAATTACACCAAGGTAAAGATTTACAACAAGTCTTGGCAGATTTAAAAACCTTGTTGACAGACAATGGTTTTGTTGTGGATTATGTGGAAGCTCGTCAAACGAACCTGTTAGCTGTTTCTCAATTTGATCGCGATATTGTATTATTTGTCGCGGCTAAGTTGGGCGGAACACGTTTAATTGATAATCTACAAGTTGCCTTTACACCTCAATAA
- the thrS gene encoding threonine--tRNA ligase translates to MPILTLPNGDQKSFDHPVSVMEVAQSIGPGLAKNTVAGRVNDRLVDACDLITEDSTLQIITPKDEEGLEIIRHSCAHLVGHAVKQLFPEAKMVIGPVIEEGFYYDIWMPRPFTLDDMAAIEERMKKLIDQDYDVVKKMTPRDEVIAEFTARGEEYKLRLIADMPEETQMGLYYHQDYLDMCRGPHVPNTKFLKSFKLTKISGAYWRGDAKNEQLQRIYGTAWADKKQLAAYIKRIEEAEKRDHRKIGKALDLFHMQEEAPGMVFWHANGWTIYQVLEQYMRKVQQDNGYQEIKTPQIVDFTLWEKSGHAANYAENMFTTHSESRNYAVKPMNCPCHVQVFNQGLKSYRDLPIRLAEFGSCHRNEPSGSLHGIMRVRGFTQDDAHIFCTKEQIGKEVADFIKLTLDVYKDFGFEEVQMKLSTRPEKRVGDDALWDLAEKSLADALDAANLKWELQPGEGAFYGPKIEFSLKDCLGRVWQCGTIQCDFNLPVRLDASYVTEENERDQPVMLHRAILGSFERFIGILIEHYAGFMPPWLSPVQACVMNITDAQAEASEQVVAKLKENGLRAISDLRNEKIGFKIRERTLERIPYLLVLGDREVEEGTVNVRTRSGKNLGTMSVDAFIDLVKSAVAERGRYIVE, encoded by the coding sequence ATGCCAATTCTCACATTGCCAAATGGCGATCAAAAGAGTTTTGATCACCCTGTATCTGTTATGGAAGTCGCTCAAAGTATTGGGCCTGGTTTAGCAAAAAATACTGTTGCTGGACGAGTAAATGATCGCTTAGTTGATGCATGTGACTTAATTACCGAAGACTCGACCTTACAAATTATCACTCCAAAAGATGAAGAAGGTCTTGAGATCATTCGCCACTCTTGTGCACACCTTGTAGGGCATGCAGTAAAACAGCTTTTCCCTGAAGCAAAGATGGTGATTGGTCCAGTCATCGAAGAAGGTTTCTATTACGACATCTGGATGCCACGTCCTTTCACATTAGATGATATGGCAGCGATCGAAGAGCGTATGAAAAAACTCATCGATCAAGATTACGATGTTGTTAAAAAGATGACTCCACGTGATGAAGTCATTGCTGAATTTACTGCACGTGGTGAAGAATATAAATTACGCTTGATTGCAGACATGCCTGAAGAAACACAAATGGGCTTGTACTACCATCAAGATTATTTAGATATGTGTCGTGGTCCTCACGTACCGAATACCAAATTCTTAAAATCATTCAAACTCACTAAAATCTCTGGTGCATACTGGCGTGGTGATGCGAAGAATGAACAACTTCAACGTATTTATGGTACAGCTTGGGCTGATAAAAAACAGTTAGCAGCTTATATCAAGCGTATTGAAGAAGCTGAAAAGCGTGACCACCGTAAAATTGGTAAAGCATTAGATTTGTTCCATATGCAAGAAGAAGCACCGGGTATGGTGTTCTGGCATGCCAATGGTTGGACTATTTATCAAGTACTAGAGCAGTACATGCGTAAAGTTCAGCAAGACAATGGTTACCAAGAAATCAAAACTCCGCAAATCGTAGACTTTACGCTTTGGGAGAAATCTGGTCACGCGGCAAACTATGCAGAAAACATGTTTACGACTCATTCTGAAAGTCGTAACTATGCTGTAAAACCAATGAACTGTCCTTGTCACGTTCAAGTGTTCAACCAAGGATTAAAATCTTACCGTGATTTACCGATTCGTTTAGCTGAGTTTGGTTCTTGTCACCGTAATGAGCCATCTGGTTCTTTACACGGTATTATGCGTGTTCGTGGTTTTACACAAGATGATGCACATATCTTCTGTACCAAAGAACAGATCGGTAAAGAAGTTGCAGACTTTATTAAACTCACTTTAGATGTTTATAAAGACTTTGGCTTTGAAGAAGTTCAAATGAAATTATCTACTCGTCCAGAAAAACGTGTAGGTGATGATGCACTTTGGGATTTAGCTGAAAAATCTTTGGCAGATGCTTTAGATGCAGCAAATCTTAAGTGGGAATTGCAGCCGGGTGAGGGCGCATTCTATGGTCCGAAGATTGAGTTCTCTTTAAAAGACTGTCTTGGTCGTGTATGGCAATGTGGTACCATTCAATGTGACTTCAACTTGCCAGTTCGTTTAGACGCTTCTTATGTGACTGAAGAAAACGAGCGTGATCAGCCTGTAATGTTGCATCGTGCAATTCTTGGCAGTTTTGAGCGTTTTATTGGTATACTAATTGAACACTACGCTGGTTTTATGCCACCTTGGTTGTCACCAGTACAAGCATGTGTCATGAATATCACTGATGCTCAAGCTGAAGCAAGTGAGCAAGTTGTAGCAAAACTCAAGGAAAATGGCCTGCGTGCTATTTCTGACTTGAGAAATGAAAAAATCGGATTTAAGATTCGTGAGCGTACTCTAGAGCGCATTCCTTACCTGTTAGTTCTTGGTGATCGAGAAGTTGAAGAAGGTACAGTGAATGTACGTACTCGCTCAGGAAAAAATTTAGGTACTATGTCAGTGGATGCTTTCATTGACTTAGTGAAATCTGCCGTCGCCGAACGTGGCCGGTATATTGTGGAGTAA
- the pcnB gene encoding polynucleotide adenylyltransferase PcnB has protein sequence MQTLRASKCGLSTAQLPSSILDVIDSLTKAGYEAYIVGGGVRDLMLGLNPKDFDAVTNATPSQIKEVFGRRCRIIGRRFELAHVYSGRELIEVATFRAPPKKAVTSASGMILRDNNWGTIEQDFARRDFSINTLYYQPRKGIVLDFCKAIDDVKSKTLRLLGDPTQRFEEDPVRMLRTLRFAAKLNFKIDPSILDIFNVEMTQLLRDVSPHRLYDESQKLFTMGHLARVLPMLIEFGVWKQLFADIREDLTPFIQRAAKNTDQRIQIGKTINPAFFYAVLLWQPFLERCEFYLSKGVIPAEARAQAGLDVLKRQATRTVIPRFAETFIREVWEMQTRLLNPKPQQIEALASHARFRAGFDFLLLREKSGDDTTQGMGSWWDAYQEMSNDEKEAAISQYNRQKAKSRRKVTAEPVDRNKVDTEIEPLVDVPEPRTRRGKKERTRQEQSINRFIEKSSATEANGVMSDHPILKRKRVQRDLSQVVFGPTQ, from the coding sequence TTGCAAACCTTGCGAGCGTCAAAATGTGGTTTGTCCACAGCCCAACTTCCTTCTTCGATTTTAGATGTGATCGATAGTCTGACAAAAGCAGGCTATGAGGCTTATATTGTTGGGGGTGGTGTCCGTGATTTAATGCTAGGACTCAATCCTAAAGATTTCGATGCAGTCACCAATGCTACACCTTCTCAAATTAAAGAAGTTTTTGGTCGACGCTGTCGAATTATTGGTCGTCGATTTGAATTGGCACATGTCTATTCAGGACGTGAGCTGATTGAAGTCGCAACTTTTCGTGCTCCCCCTAAAAAAGCAGTCACCAGTGCTTCAGGCATGATTTTACGTGACAATAACTGGGGAACGATCGAACAAGACTTTGCTCGACGCGATTTTTCTATTAATACCCTGTATTACCAACCTCGTAAGGGTATTGTGCTTGATTTCTGTAAAGCAATTGACGATGTCAAAAGTAAGACTTTACGTTTATTGGGTGACCCTACACAGCGTTTTGAAGAAGATCCGGTGCGTATGCTGCGGACCTTACGTTTTGCAGCTAAGCTAAATTTCAAAATTGATCCTTCGATTCTCGATATTTTTAATGTAGAGATGACCCAATTACTCCGTGATGTTTCTCCACACCGTTTATATGACGAGTCTCAGAAGCTTTTCACAATGGGCCATTTAGCACGTGTATTACCAATGTTGATTGAGTTCGGTGTATGGAAGCAGCTTTTTGCCGATATTCGCGAAGATCTCACACCATTTATTCAACGTGCAGCAAAAAATACAGATCAACGTATCCAGATTGGTAAAACGATTAATCCTGCATTCTTCTATGCGGTTTTACTATGGCAACCGTTTTTAGAGCGTTGTGAATTTTATTTATCAAAAGGTGTTATTCCAGCTGAAGCACGTGCCCAAGCAGGTTTAGATGTTTTAAAACGTCAAGCAACCCGTACAGTCATACCGCGTTTTGCCGAAACTTTTATTCGTGAAGTTTGGGAAATGCAAACTCGATTGCTTAATCCAAAGCCACAACAAATTGAAGCATTGGCAAGCCATGCCCGTTTCCGTGCTGGATTTGACTTCTTATTACTTCGTGAAAAGTCAGGTGATGACACAACACAGGGAATGGGAAGCTGGTGGGATGCCTACCAAGAAATGTCGAATGACGAAAAAGAAGCTGCGATTAGCCAATATAATCGTCAAAAAGCTAAAAGCCGTCGTAAAGTCACTGCCGAACCTGTTGATAGAAATAAAGTCGATACAGAAATTGAGCCTTTGGTTGATGTTCCTGAACCACGTACACGTCGCGGTAAAAAAGAACGTACACGACAAGAGCAGTCTATTAATCGCTTTATTGAAAAATCTTCCGCAACAGAAGCGAATGGTGTGATGAGTGATCACCCAATTTTGAAGCGTAAGCGGGTACAACGTGATTTAAGCCAAGTTGTTTTTGGGCCGACACAATGA
- a CDS encoding acyl-CoA synthetase produces MVSAYDELPRTPANFVALSPLRYLERAAYIYPNQAAIIHGQRQISWKETYQRCRQFASQLQQLGIVKNDTVSVLLPNIPAMIEAHFAVPMAGAVLNTLNTRLDAKTIAFMLEHAETKVLLVDPEFVNLAREALALIPHQHIIVIDVADEEYEGENQFLGSFEYEEWLAQGDANFEWHLPQDEWDAISLNYTSGTTGNPKGVVYHHRGAYLNAASNILACGMKPRAIYLWTLPLFHCNGWCFAWSIAASGGTNICLRKVDPELVMQLIAKYKVDYFCGAPIVLSMIINLPKEKQPSIEHHVEVMVAGAAPPVAVIEGMRNIGINVNHVYGLTETYGPSALCASQAGWNELSITEQAQLHSRQGVPYPLQDSMRVLDPETMQPVPNDCDTMGEIMFRGNIVMKGYLKNPKATEEAFAGGWFHTGDLAVCHPDGYAKITDRSKDIIISGGENISSLEVEDVLYKHPAVLTAAVVAKPDERWQEVPCAFIELKTGATATPEEIIAHCQKELARFKVPKNVVITEIPKTSTGKLQKFILREWAKELA; encoded by the coding sequence ATGGTTAGTGCTTATGACGAGTTACCGCGTACACCAGCGAACTTTGTTGCTTTATCACCTTTACGCTACTTAGAACGAGCAGCCTATATATATCCAAATCAAGCTGCGATTATTCATGGTCAGCGCCAGATTTCATGGAAAGAAACTTATCAGCGTTGTCGGCAATTTGCATCTCAACTTCAACAACTGGGAATTGTTAAGAACGATACTGTTTCAGTGTTATTACCCAATATACCTGCAATGATTGAAGCTCATTTTGCTGTACCTATGGCTGGTGCTGTTCTTAATACACTAAATACTCGCTTAGATGCTAAAACCATCGCCTTCATGCTAGAGCATGCTGAAACGAAAGTCCTGTTAGTTGATCCAGAGTTTGTTAATTTGGCTAGAGAGGCCCTTGCGCTTATCCCTCATCAACACATTATTGTGATTGATGTTGCTGATGAAGAGTATGAAGGTGAAAATCAATTTCTTGGTTCTTTTGAATATGAAGAATGGTTAGCTCAAGGTGATGCTAATTTCGAATGGCATTTACCACAAGATGAATGGGATGCGATTAGTTTAAATTATACATCAGGAACAACTGGCAATCCCAAAGGCGTGGTTTACCATCACCGTGGGGCTTATTTAAATGCGGCGAGCAATATTTTAGCCTGTGGTATGAAGCCTAGAGCTATATATTTATGGACCCTACCGCTATTTCATTGTAATGGCTGGTGCTTTGCATGGAGTATTGCAGCAAGTGGAGGAACCAATATTTGTCTGCGCAAAGTTGATCCCGAACTGGTCATGCAGCTTATTGCCAAATACAAAGTTGATTACTTCTGCGGCGCACCGATTGTTCTATCCATGATTATTAACTTACCAAAAGAAAAGCAGCCAAGCATTGAACACCATGTTGAGGTTATGGTTGCGGGAGCAGCTCCACCTGTGGCTGTAATAGAAGGAATGCGAAATATTGGAATTAATGTAAATCATGTTTACGGTTTAACAGAAACTTATGGTCCATCTGCCCTTTGCGCCTCTCAAGCTGGGTGGAATGAGCTTTCAATTACCGAGCAAGCCCAATTGCATTCTCGCCAAGGTGTGCCTTATCCACTTCAAGATAGCATGCGTGTATTAGACCCTGAAACTATGCAACCCGTACCAAATGATTGCGACACCATGGGAGAAATCATGTTCCGTGGCAATATTGTCATGAAAGGATATCTGAAAAATCCAAAAGCAACAGAAGAAGCTTTTGCAGGTGGCTGGTTCCACACGGGTGATTTAGCGGTTTGTCACCCTGATGGTTATGCAAAAATTACGGATCGCTCTAAAGATATTATTATTTCAGGTGGTGAAAATATCTCATCTTTAGAAGTTGAAGATGTTTTATATAAACACCCAGCAGTTTTAACAGCAGCTGTTGTCGCAAAACCGGATGAGCGTTGGCAAGAAGTACCTTGTGCATTTATTGAATTAAAAACGGGTGCTACAGCAACTCCTGAGGAAATTATTGCACATTGTCAAAAGGAACTCGCTCGTTTTAAAGTTCCTAAAAATGTGGTCATTACTGAAATTCCAAAAACTTCGACAGGAAAATTACAGAAATTTATTTTGCGTGAATGGGCAAAAGAACTCGCTTAA